Proteins encoded by one window of Desulfovibrio ferrophilus:
- a CDS encoding Bax inhibitor-1/YccA family protein yields the protein MSRFQTVSMPRQKAEVLNAFMRGVYQWMSLGLALTAGVAFFTASSPALLNALFSNQIMAFVVMLAPFGLVIALSAGINKMSASMATGMFMAYSALMGLSLSTVLIVYTGQSVFSAFVTAAGMFGAMSVYGMTTKKDLTSWGSFLFMGLVGIIIASVVNIFLGSSQMSFIISFLGVIIFTGLTAYDTQKLKVMGETAPANDATAVRRGVILGALTLYLDFINLFLMLLRLMGSTRD from the coding sequence ATGAGTAGGTTCCAGACCGTTTCCATGCCCCGGCAGAAAGCCGAGGTCCTCAACGCTTTCATGCGCGGCGTCTATCAGTGGATGTCTCTCGGCTTGGCGTTGACTGCGGGCGTTGCCTTCTTCACCGCTTCCAGCCCGGCTCTGCTGAACGCTCTGTTCAGCAACCAGATCATGGCCTTTGTGGTCATGCTCGCCCCGTTCGGGCTGGTCATCGCCCTGTCCGCAGGCATCAATAAAATGTCTGCATCCATGGCCACAGGCATGTTCATGGCCTACAGCGCACTCATGGGCCTGTCTCTGTCCACCGTGCTTATCGTCTATACCGGCCAGAGCGTCTTCTCGGCCTTTGTGACTGCGGCGGGCATGTTCGGTGCCATGAGCGTCTACGGCATGACCACGAAAAAGGACCTGACCTCCTGGGGCAGCTTCCTGTTCATGGGCCTTGTGGGCATCATCATCGCCAGTGTTGTGAACATCTTCCTGGGCTCCAGCCAGATGAGCTTCATCATCTCCTTCCTGGGAGTGATCATCTTCACCGGCCTGACCGCCTACGACACCCAGAAGCTCAAGGTCATGGGCGAAACCGCTCCGGCCAATGACGCCACCGCAGTCCGACGCGGCGTAATCCTGGGCGCGCTGACCCTGTATCTGGACTTCATCAACCTGTTCCTGATGCTGCTGAGACTCATGGGCTCCACCAGGGACTAG
- the mnmE gene encoding tRNA uridine-5-carboxymethylaminomethyl(34) synthesis GTPase MnmE, with translation MHIAGSKHDTIAAIATPPGSGGVGIVRASGPDALSIAQRLFSSTRQNFGGLKPYRLHHGWIDDEGGQRLDEALVAYMPGPGSYTGEDVVEFNCHGGPAVLRAVLEAVLKAGARTASPGEFTYRAFMNGRLDLTQAEAVAETIAAPTRAGLTLAQAKLSGALGKRITQLRDQLEELRVKLCVAVDFPEDEVECLSPDEFLEGIGTVREGLRTLLGSFERNRCWRDGALTVLAGQVNAGKSSLMNALLGRERAIVTDIPGTTRDYLEEALNLEGLPVRLVDTAGLRETEDAVERAGLERSRDLTTQADLVLLVVDRHRTLSADDVALAQNTGPENTLVVLNKTDLSAPPHSKESPAQETDWFAKAGYETVGISAKTGQGLDALCQRIRERIVGGGAEPDAGEVVPNLRQSQALSGALVELEALETDIQQGLPYDLLGVRLETACSMLSEITGDIAPAGVLEAVFGRFCIGK, from the coding sequence ATGCACATTGCCGGTTCCAAACACGACACCATTGCGGCCATCGCCACTCCTCCGGGCAGCGGAGGCGTCGGCATCGTCCGCGCCAGCGGCCCGGATGCCCTGTCCATTGCCCAGCGCCTGTTCAGTTCCACGCGGCAGAATTTCGGCGGACTGAAGCCCTACCGCCTGCATCATGGCTGGATTGACGACGAGGGCGGACAACGCCTTGATGAAGCGCTGGTCGCATACATGCCCGGCCCCGGATCATACACAGGGGAGGATGTGGTGGAATTCAACTGCCACGGAGGCCCGGCAGTACTGCGGGCAGTGCTGGAGGCCGTCCTCAAGGCTGGCGCTCGAACCGCAAGCCCCGGAGAATTCACCTACCGCGCCTTCATGAACGGACGCCTGGATCTGACCCAGGCCGAAGCCGTGGCCGAGACCATAGCCGCCCCCACCCGTGCAGGACTGACCCTGGCCCAAGCCAAGCTTTCCGGAGCACTGGGCAAACGCATCACCCAACTGCGCGACCAGTTGGAAGAACTGCGGGTCAAGCTCTGCGTGGCCGTGGATTTCCCCGAAGATGAAGTGGAATGCTTGAGCCCCGATGAATTTCTGGAAGGCATCGGCACGGTCCGTGAGGGACTGCGCACGCTACTGGGCAGCTTCGAGCGAAACCGCTGTTGGCGGGATGGAGCACTGACCGTGCTGGCCGGACAGGTCAATGCGGGCAAATCCAGCCTGATGAACGCACTGCTCGGGCGCGAACGAGCCATTGTGACCGACATCCCCGGCACCACACGCGATTACCTCGAGGAAGCCCTGAATCTGGAGGGGCTGCCTGTACGGCTGGTGGATACGGCCGGATTGCGCGAGACCGAAGATGCTGTGGAACGCGCCGGGCTTGAACGCTCACGCGATCTGACCACGCAGGCGGACCTCGTACTGCTGGTGGTGGACCGCCATCGCACCCTGTCTGCGGACGATGTGGCCCTGGCGCAGAACACCGGCCCGGAAAATACGCTGGTGGTTCTCAACAAGACCGATCTCTCTGCCCCCCCCCACTCCAAGGAATCCCCCGCGCAGGAGACGGACTGGTTCGCCAAAGCCGGGTATGAAACCGTGGGCATCTCGGCCAAGACCGGCCAAGGGCTGGACGCCCTGTGCCAACGCATCCGCGAACGCATCGTGGGTGGCGGAGCAGAACCCGATGCCGGAGAAGTCGTCCCCAACCTGCGCCAGTCCCAGGCCCTGTCAGGTGCCCTGGTCGAGCTTGAAGCCCTGGAGACCGACATCCAGCAGGGCTTGCCTTACGATCTGCTGGGCGTCCGCCTGGAAACGGCCTGTTCCATGCTCTCGGAAATCACGGGAGACATCGCTCCCGCTGGCGTGCTGGAGGCCGTTTTCGGCCGGTTCTGCATCGGAAAATAG
- a CDS encoding DUF814 domain-containing protein, which yields MTKTNQKYDAVALFSAGLDSLLAAKVIMAQGLSVKCLHFTSPFFGKPDKVAHWRDIYGLDIEAVDIGDAYVKMMLAGPKYGFGKYFNPCVDCKIIMLSHARRMMEHYGAKFIITGEVIGQRPMSQRRDAMNSVRNESETKDILLRPLCAKRLDPTPMEESGLVDRERLHGIGGRGRNDQLAMAKEFGITEIPTPGGGCLLTEPASARRYGPVFEHIDNPSANDFHLANSGRQLWAGTHWLSMGRNEASNNALTRLARKDDLLFDVQDFPGPLGLGRQIGDDWPDSAVAEAAALVASYSPKAVKSAEPVIVIVTHKGAQRTVTVEPSRTPSMGWAETTWNDSKPTRNRMDTQDR from the coding sequence ATGACTAAAACTAACCAAAAATACGACGCGGTGGCCCTGTTCTCCGCCGGTTTGGACTCCCTGCTTGCGGCCAAGGTGATCATGGCCCAGGGACTCTCCGTCAAATGCCTGCATTTCACCTCCCCCTTTTTCGGCAAGCCGGACAAGGTGGCCCATTGGCGTGACATTTACGGCCTGGATATCGAAGCCGTAGACATCGGCGACGCCTATGTGAAAATGATGCTGGCCGGACCCAAATATGGTTTCGGCAAATACTTCAATCCCTGCGTGGATTGCAAGATCATCATGCTCTCCCACGCCCGACGGATGATGGAGCACTATGGTGCCAAATTCATCATCACCGGAGAGGTTATCGGCCAACGTCCCATGTCCCAGCGCCGCGACGCCATGAACAGCGTGCGCAACGAGTCCGAGACCAAGGACATCCTCTTGCGCCCCCTGTGTGCCAAGCGGCTGGACCCGACCCCCATGGAAGAATCCGGACTTGTGGACCGTGAGCGCCTGCATGGCATTGGCGGACGTGGGCGCAACGACCAACTGGCAATGGCCAAGGAATTCGGTATCACCGAAATCCCCACCCCCGGTGGCGGATGCCTGCTCACGGAACCGGCCTCGGCCCGGCGCTATGGCCCGGTGTTTGAGCATATCGACAATCCATCGGCCAATGATTTCCATCTGGCCAACTCGGGCCGCCAACTCTGGGCCGGAACCCACTGGCTGTCCATGGGGCGCAATGAGGCCAGCAACAATGCACTGACACGTCTGGCCCGCAAAGACGATCTGCTCTTTGACGTGCAGGATTTTCCCGGCCCTCTAGGTTTGGGGCGTCAGATTGGTGACGACTGGCCTGATTCTGCCGTGGCCGAAGCCGCCGCTCTGGTTGCCAGCTATTCACCCAAAGCCGTCAAGTCCGCCGAGCCAGTAATCGTCATTGTGACTCACAAGGGCGCGCAACGCACCGTGACTGTTGAGCCTTCCCGCACCCCGTCCATGGGCTGGGCCGAAACCACATGGAACGATTCCAAACCCACCCGCAATCGCATGGACACCCAGGACCGATAG
- a CDS encoding SH3 domain-containing C40 family peptidase: MSYPNTLPCWRRVTSAGMTVALLCLLLVGCATGPTPQGPIRDLIQLPQSPAAYLDPMTADVPMISPDEAQVLARQFVEDYFSPWHRSWPANDAEKVFKGLHNYDSARMFGENRQLRSPAWLEGLRRQSMEGDYPNARLRALTVVNTSMRVLPTMEPAFQDFNQAGEGYPFDYLQNTAVWAQTPLFVSHFSDDGAWALCESRFAYGWIPMRDIAMVDDEFAESFEQLDLMTFTSDRVPLYDDFGLFRFRGRVGMLLPFIAREDGVFQALIAVRDSLGRAVLASTSVPQCDGAEFPLEATAFNLALLGRDLMGQPYGWGGMYGHRDCSATLMDMFAALGIGLPRNSSQQARAGHFISLDGLDDQAKVKRILDMAQPWQTLLWKPGHIMLYIGQYEGRPVALHTTWGVKTKVGDREGRHFIGATVITTLAPGSELNELDRPDGILLHKIKGMTFLPGQTMED, translated from the coding sequence ATGAGCTATCCTAATACCCTTCCTTGCTGGCGGCGTGTGACCTCGGCTGGAATGACCGTGGCGCTGTTGTGTCTCCTGCTGGTCGGCTGCGCCACAGGGCCGACTCCCCAGGGGCCTATCCGCGACCTGATCCAATTGCCGCAGAGCCCCGCTGCCTATCTGGACCCGATGACTGCCGACGTGCCAATGATTTCCCCGGATGAGGCACAGGTCTTGGCCCGGCAGTTTGTGGAAGATTATTTTTCGCCCTGGCATCGTTCCTGGCCTGCCAATGATGCGGAGAAGGTCTTCAAGGGGCTGCACAATTACGATTCTGCACGGATGTTTGGCGAGAATCGGCAGCTCAGATCCCCGGCCTGGCTGGAAGGATTACGCCGTCAGTCGATGGAGGGTGACTATCCCAATGCACGGTTGCGGGCTCTGACGGTGGTCAATACCTCCATGCGGGTGCTGCCCACCATGGAGCCAGCATTTCAGGATTTTAATCAGGCCGGAGAAGGATACCCCTTCGATTATCTCCAGAATACGGCGGTCTGGGCGCAGACTCCGCTGTTCGTTTCTCATTTTTCGGATGACGGGGCCTGGGCCTTGTGTGAATCCCGGTTTGCCTATGGCTGGATTCCCATGCGTGATATTGCCATGGTGGATGATGAGTTTGCAGAGAGCTTCGAACAGCTTGATTTGATGACGTTCACTTCGGACCGGGTGCCCCTGTACGATGATTTCGGCCTCTTTCGCTTTCGGGGGCGGGTGGGGATGCTGCTGCCCTTTATTGCCAGAGAGGATGGCGTCTTCCAAGCCCTGATTGCTGTGCGCGATTCATTGGGCAGGGCCGTGTTGGCCAGCACCTCAGTGCCGCAGTGTGATGGCGCCGAATTTCCCCTGGAGGCAACGGCCTTCAATCTCGCTCTCCTCGGTCGGGACTTGATGGGCCAACCCTATGGCTGGGGAGGGATGTACGGGCATCGTGATTGCTCGGCGACGCTGATGGACATGTTCGCGGCTCTGGGCATCGGCTTGCCTCGGAATTCATCACAACAGGCACGGGCCGGACATTTTATATCACTGGACGGGTTGGATGATCAGGCCAAGGTCAAGCGTATTCTTGACATGGCCCAGCCCTGGCAGACCTTGCTCTGGAAGCCTGGGCATATCATGCTTTACATCGGGCAATACGAAGGACGGCCTGTGGCTCTGCACACGACCTGGGGCGTAAAGACCAAGGTTGGAGATCGCGAGGGACGCCATTTCATCGGTGCCACGGTGATCACGACCCTTGCCCCGGGCAGCGAGTTGAACGAGTTGGACCGACCGGACGGTATTCTTCTGCACAAGATCAAGGGGATGACCTTCCTCCCAGGGCAAACGATGGAAGATTAG
- the recA gene encoding recombinase RecA, with product MARSPQKSPEALRKEALDTALTTIERKYGQGSVMKLSDDAHVAIKFIPTGSIGLDLALGIGGIPRGRVCEVFGPESSGKTTLALHIIAEAQKAGGNAAFIDAEHALDVNYAKRLGVKTDELLISQPDYGEQALDIASLLVRSGAVDVIVIDSVAALIPQAELEGEMGETQVGGHARLMSHALRKLTGIIHTSHTAVIFINQIRMKIGMTGYGNPETTTGGNALKFYSSVRLDIRRIQTLKDKDEAYGIKARVRPVKNKVAPPFREAIFDVLYGTGISREGEILDIGVDAGIVDKSGAWYSFGDERLGQGKENVRAMLAENDDLRNAIEEKVLVHLGMRDAAPEAEPAEEAVPKAAKN from the coding sequence ATGGCACGCAGCCCCCAAAAGAGCCCTGAAGCGCTTCGCAAGGAAGCCCTGGACACCGCGCTGACCACCATCGAGCGTAAGTACGGCCAAGGCTCCGTCATGAAGCTGTCCGATGATGCCCACGTCGCAATCAAATTTATCCCCACCGGTTCTATCGGTTTGGACTTGGCGTTGGGCATTGGCGGTATTCCACGAGGCCGAGTCTGTGAAGTTTTCGGGCCGGAATCGTCAGGCAAGACGACTTTGGCATTGCATATTATTGCCGAGGCCCAAAAGGCTGGTGGCAACGCCGCGTTCATCGATGCCGAACATGCATTGGATGTGAACTACGCCAAACGCCTTGGCGTCAAAACCGACGAGTTGCTCATTAGCCAGCCCGACTACGGTGAACAGGCCCTGGATATTGCCAGCCTGCTGGTGCGTTCCGGTGCGGTGGATGTGATTGTCATCGACTCCGTTGCCGCATTGATTCCCCAGGCCGAACTGGAAGGCGAGATGGGCGAGACCCAGGTGGGCGGGCACGCGCGCCTGATGTCCCATGCGCTGCGGAAGCTGACGGGTATCATTCACACCTCGCATACCGCCGTGATCTTCATCAACCAGATCCGCATGAAGATCGGCATGACCGGTTATGGCAACCCCGAGACCACCACCGGTGGTAATGCGCTCAAGTTCTACTCCTCTGTACGCCTGGATATCCGACGTATCCAGACCCTGAAGGACAAGGACGAAGCCTACGGCATCAAGGCCCGTGTCCGTCCGGTCAAGAACAAGGTTGCTCCGCCCTTCCGCGAGGCCATCTTTGATGTGCTGTATGGCACGGGCATCTCCCGTGAAGGTGAGATTCTCGACATCGGTGTGGACGCCGGTATCGTGGACAAGTCCGGTGCGTGGTATTCCTTCGGGGATGAGCGTTTGGGGCAGGGCAAGGAAAATGTCCGGGCCATGCTGGCTGAAAACGATGATCTGCGTAATGCCATCGAGGAAAAAGTGCTCGTGCATCTGGGCATGAGGGATGCCGCCCCCGAGGCGGAGCCCGCCGAAGAGGCAGTCCCCAAGGCCGCAAAAAACTAA
- the rnr gene encoding ribonuclease R, which yields MANKKKVKNKPDRGPVDAKGVLRALKEAKRPMRRNEILHALGAYKKDKRDLKAALKVLMDDGKIIRTRGGSFGLTESMSLVTGELQVQRSGVGFVLPEDQRRKDIFINRRNFGDAWNGDKVVVAMMPAPRSKGRDMNPEGRVVRVLERKNKRLPVRIERKLGPDLYLSRPTDPRLDFNVMTDTAHMETRPKDGELLYVEPGDKLDNKLWAATATEVLGNEEDVSVQEKLVKAAHGVPTIFPNDALHEAQRLPAQPNPADFEGRKDLRELALVTIDGAKARDFDDAVHVRREGNGWRLTVAIADVSHYVRPGSALDLEAQKRGNSYYFPQSVEPMFPEALSNGLCSLNPDVPRLAMVAEISFSADGQPRDEEFYAAVIKSHKRLTYMQVHRALEQNDPKEHEFIGPELMPMLREAEALARVLNGVRSSRGSLDFDLPEPEIHFNLLGETTDIRPRPRNFAHQIIEEFMVAANESVARRLTVLDLPCPYRIHPKPDSEKLAGVFKLLARAGITPQSPPKGTITPADLQDLLGVAEGTDLEFMAGRLVLRSMMQAVYSPSNEGHFGLASECYAHFTSPIRRYADLLVHRSMKKALKMHSEPLPKPETLSKICESISARERVAMKAEREILKRLTILFLADKVGEEFTGVVNGVAEYGFWVELNEVMAEGMVRLSTLSDDYYHYLPERQEIVGERTARRFHLGQTVKVKLFSVNLARLEVDLELLT from the coding sequence ATGGCGAACAAGAAGAAAGTAAAGAACAAGCCCGACAGGGGCCCCGTTGATGCCAAAGGTGTCCTGCGCGCCCTGAAAGAAGCCAAACGTCCCATGCGGCGCAACGAAATCCTGCACGCGCTGGGGGCCTACAAAAAAGACAAGCGGGATTTGAAAGCCGCCCTCAAGGTCCTGATGGACGACGGCAAGATCATTCGCACCCGTGGAGGGTCCTTTGGCCTGACCGAGAGCATGTCGCTGGTGACCGGCGAGTTGCAGGTCCAGCGCTCGGGGGTCGGATTTGTCCTGCCCGAAGACCAACGCCGCAAAGATATCTTCATCAACCGCCGCAACTTCGGTGACGCCTGGAATGGTGACAAGGTCGTGGTGGCGATGATGCCCGCCCCCCGTTCCAAAGGCCGTGATATGAACCCCGAGGGGCGTGTGGTGCGCGTCCTGGAGCGCAAGAACAAGAGACTGCCCGTACGCATCGAACGCAAACTCGGGCCGGACCTGTATCTCTCGCGGCCTACGGACCCACGGCTGGACTTCAATGTCATGACGGACACGGCTCACATGGAGACTCGTCCCAAGGATGGCGAACTTCTCTATGTGGAACCCGGCGACAAGCTGGACAACAAGCTCTGGGCAGCCACAGCCACCGAGGTCCTTGGCAACGAGGAAGACGTCAGCGTCCAGGAGAAACTGGTCAAGGCAGCCCACGGCGTGCCCACCATCTTCCCCAACGACGCCCTGCACGAGGCCCAAAGGCTCCCTGCCCAGCCAAATCCGGCAGACTTCGAAGGCCGCAAGGACCTGCGCGAGCTGGCCCTTGTCACCATCGACGGTGCCAAGGCCCGCGACTTTGACGACGCCGTGCATGTGCGCCGCGAAGGTAATGGCTGGCGACTGACCGTGGCCATTGCCGATGTCTCGCACTACGTCAGGCCGGGCAGCGCTCTGGACCTCGAAGCCCAGAAACGTGGCAACTCCTATTATTTCCCGCAATCCGTGGAGCCCATGTTCCCCGAGGCCCTGTCCAACGGGTTGTGCAGCCTGAACCCGGACGTCCCGCGTCTGGCCATGGTCGCAGAGATATCCTTCAGCGCCGATGGGCAGCCGCGTGATGAAGAGTTCTATGCTGCGGTAATCAAGAGTCACAAGCGTTTGACCTACATGCAGGTCCACCGCGCTCTGGAACAGAACGATCCCAAAGAACACGAGTTCATTGGCCCCGAGCTGATGCCCATGCTGCGCGAAGCCGAAGCCCTGGCCCGGGTGCTGAATGGTGTGCGTTCGAGTCGCGGATCTCTGGACTTCGACCTGCCCGAGCCCGAAATCCACTTCAATCTGCTGGGCGAAACAACAGACATCAGGCCCAGACCACGCAACTTCGCCCACCAAATCATTGAAGAATTCATGGTAGCAGCCAACGAATCCGTTGCCCGGCGACTGACCGTTTTGGATCTGCCCTGTCCGTACCGCATCCATCCCAAGCCCGATAGCGAAAAGCTGGCTGGGGTCTTCAAGCTCCTGGCGCGTGCGGGAATCACCCCCCAGTCACCACCCAAGGGCACCATCACCCCCGCAGACCTGCAAGACCTTCTGGGCGTGGCCGAAGGTACGGACCTGGAGTTCATGGCCGGACGACTGGTACTACGCTCCATGATGCAGGCCGTGTATTCGCCCTCCAATGAAGGCCACTTCGGTCTGGCCTCGGAATGCTACGCCCATTTCACCTCTCCCATCCGGCGTTACGCAGACTTGCTGGTGCATCGCTCCATGAAGAAAGCCCTGAAGATGCACTCCGAACCGCTGCCAAAGCCCGAAACCCTGAGCAAAATCTGCGAAAGCATCAGTGCCCGCGAACGCGTTGCCATGAAGGCCGAACGCGAAATCCTGAAACGCCTGACGATCCTCTTCCTGGCGGACAAGGTCGGCGAAGAATTCACTGGCGTGGTCAACGGAGTGGCCGAATACGGCTTCTGGGTGGAACTGAACGAAGTCATGGCCGAAGGCATGGTCAGGCTCTCCACACTGTCCGACGACTACTACCATTACCTGCCCGAACGTCAGGAAATCGTGGGCGAGCGCACAGCGCGACGCTTCCACCTTGGGCAAACCGTCAAGGTCAAACTGTTCAGCGTCAATCTGGCCCGCCTTGAAGTCGACCTGGAACTCCTGACGTAG
- the lpxK gene encoding tetraacyldisaccharide 4'-kinase has translation MHNVTPLQRKLFPLLYLPSRLYAMAMRLRRQWYESGALTSYKPERPTISIGNICWGGTGKTPLTEWIVQWAINEGLTPAVLTRGYKSIPPELPYLVHEQSTAREAGDEPLLLAKSCPEAHVVVDPQRARAAKWIAKHHNPDLYLLDDGFQHLGIERHLDLVLLRPQDLTEDWNRVIPSGPWREGEEALTRTAAFLIKAPQDDFQALEPFCQEFLAQYKAPVFPFTFSPKGLTRLDRSESARGFGDEPYLLVSGVGEHEQVQRTAEELLGHPPIKHLRFDDHYNYQEDDWKFIREKADLANAERVLCTGKDAVKLVQFNPYNLWTFDHTLDFGPGLFTNHSFPDWWRATWPLL, from the coding sequence ATGCACAACGTCACTCCCCTGCAGCGCAAACTCTTTCCTCTGCTGTACCTGCCGAGCAGGCTCTACGCCATGGCGATGCGCCTGAGGCGGCAGTGGTACGAATCCGGGGCCCTGACGTCCTACAAGCCCGAGCGCCCCACCATCAGCATCGGCAATATCTGCTGGGGCGGCACCGGCAAGACTCCGCTCACGGAGTGGATCGTCCAATGGGCCATCAATGAAGGGCTGACCCCCGCCGTGCTGACCCGGGGATACAAATCCATCCCCCCCGAACTGCCCTATCTGGTGCATGAGCAATCCACGGCTCGTGAAGCCGGAGACGAACCCCTGCTTCTGGCCAAGTCCTGCCCCGAGGCACATGTGGTGGTGGACCCTCAACGCGCCCGCGCTGCCAAGTGGATCGCCAAGCACCACAACCCCGACCTCTATCTGCTGGATGACGGCTTCCAACACCTTGGCATCGAGCGACATCTGGACCTCGTGCTGCTTCGCCCACAGGATCTGACCGAGGATTGGAACCGAGTGATTCCTTCGGGTCCCTGGCGCGAAGGTGAAGAGGCACTGACACGCACGGCAGCCTTCCTGATCAAGGCACCACAGGATGATTTTCAGGCTCTGGAGCCTTTCTGCCAGGAGTTTCTGGCCCAATACAAGGCTCCGGTCTTTCCATTCACCTTCTCGCCCAAGGGCCTGACAAGACTGGATCGAAGCGAATCTGCCCGTGGATTTGGCGACGAGCCTTATCTTCTGGTTTCCGGTGTGGGCGAACACGAGCAGGTCCAGCGCACCGCAGAAGAACTGCTGGGGCATCCCCCGATCAAGCATCTGCGCTTTGACGACCACTACAATTACCAAGAAGACGACTGGAAATTCATCCGTGAAAAGGCCGATCTGGCCAATGCGGAACGAGTGCTCTGCACCGGCAAGGATGCCGTGAAGCTTGTCCAATTCAATCCTTACAACCTCTGGACCTTCGACCACACTCTGGATTTTGGTCCCGGATTGTTCACCAATCACAGCTTCCCGGACTGGTGGAGGGCGACCTGGCCCCTGCTCTGA